In Halocalculus aciditolerans, the following are encoded in one genomic region:
- a CDS encoding SDR family NAD(P)-dependent oxidoreductase — MYGFDGKTAVVTGGGSGIGRASALRFAEEGASVVVADVAEEAGRETVDLVEDAGGDAVFVAVDVSDTAAVENMVDVAVDTYGSLDIAHNNAGILTGFAEATDITDENWDRLLDINLKGVWACLKAELPVMEDQGSGVIVNTASEAGLVGMGGLASYSASKHGVVGLTKSVALEYASRGIRVNAIAPGPTNTNIQANSKGGNADPSTLPFDTSAMTDIPMGRAAEPEEMAGVAAFLASDDASYITGHTLPVDGGQAAD, encoded by the coding sequence TCGGCCGGGCGTCGGCGCTCCGCTTCGCCGAGGAAGGCGCGAGCGTCGTCGTCGCCGACGTCGCCGAAGAAGCGGGCCGAGAGACCGTCGACCTCGTGGAGGACGCGGGCGGCGACGCCGTGTTCGTCGCCGTCGACGTCTCCGACACCGCCGCCGTCGAGAACATGGTCGACGTCGCCGTCGACACCTACGGCAGCCTCGACATCGCGCACAACAACGCCGGCATCCTCACCGGCTTCGCCGAAGCCACCGACATCACCGACGAGAACTGGGACCGCCTCCTCGACATCAACCTCAAGGGCGTCTGGGCGTGTCTGAAGGCCGAACTCCCCGTCATGGAAGACCAGGGGAGCGGGGTCATCGTCAACACCGCCTCCGAGGCCGGGCTCGTCGGGATGGGCGGGCTCGCGAGCTACTCGGCGAGCAAACACGGCGTCGTCGGCCTCACCAAGTCCGTCGCCCTGGAGTACGCGAGTCGGGGAATTCGCGTGAACGCCATCGCGCCCGGCCCGACGAACACGAACATCCAGGCGAACTCGAAGGGCGGGAACGCCGACCCGAGCACCCTCCCCTTCGACACCTCCGCGATGACGGACATCCCCATGGGGCGCGCCGCCGAACCCGAGGAGATGGCCGGCGTCGCCGCCTTCCTCGCCTCCGACGACGCCTCCTACATCACCGGCCACACGCTCCCCGTCGACGGCGGCCAGGCCGCCGACTGA